The DNA segment GCCCTCATTATTCCTAATTTTTATTTAAAATCTTAACATACTTTTTTTTGGGATAGAGCGTATATTTAGGACGACGTAGCTGATAATCTATTCAGTTAAGTTTATTGACTTGTTTTCTCGCGTAGTCGTTGACTGAAATTTAAGCGAGCCATGAAATAATATCCATGCACCTTGCTTTTCACCTTCCTACAAGACAAAAAAATCGCTCAGAACTTCTAGTTCACAGCGATAGAGGGGGGACAGCTTGGCAGCTCAATTGTTTGATTTTCTTTGCAATTTGCTATTAAGCTTTGAAAAAGGACATCATATGAAGTTCATAAATAATGAGCGCCTGATCGCCTATCCTATAATAATTTTTGTAATTTCATGGGCTACTTACTTCGCGGTCACTTTTTCGGGAACAGGATTAACGGATGGGTTTGGAAAAACTATTGGCGCGGATTTTATATGCTTCTACTCTGCTTCTTCCATGCTACGAGATGGAGCTGCAGCGGATGTCTACGACATAGAGAAACTTATGACTAAAGAAGCAAGCATTACGAAAAAAGAAGATTATGATTTCGCTAGTGCATGGTTTTACCCTCCCATCTATCTTTTATTTATAAAAAAACTTGCAAGTGTTAGTTACCTGCATGCCCTCCTTCTTTTTACTTTAGTAACATTTTCAATGTACTTTCTTTCAATGGCGTTGCTGTTGCCCAATCGTCTATCTTACTTGTGGCTGGTAACATTCCCTGGAGTTTTTCAGAACATAACAAACGGGCAAAATGGTTTTCTCTCTGCAACTATATTAACCAGCTCTTTGTATTTTATTGACAAAAAACCATTTATTGCAGGGTTGATACTGGGAATAATGAGTTATAAGCCTCACTTGGCATTTGCACCTTTCCTTATCCTATTAGCTACCAAAAATTATAAAGCGCTATCTGGATGCGCACTGAGCTCTGCCACCTTGGTAATTGTGTCTATTTTATCTTTTGGATTTGCGCCCTGGGGTTCTTTCTTACGTACACTTCCGTTGGCAGATACGCTGGCTATGTCGGGTTTTTTGCCATGGTACAAGATGAATTCACCGCAGGCTGGATTCCTTTTACTCGGTATCCCCCCAGAGCTCGCTAGGCTTCTTCATATTGCTATCGCCCTAGGTGCCATTGCTTTTACAGCAATGTTGTGGCGGCAGAAAGCAAACTTCAATTTGCGCGCCTCTGCGCTAATTATAACAACATTACTCTCAGTGCCCTTCGGCTATGATTACGATCTGGCGATGTTGGCACCGGCATTAATTTGGTTTGGATTAGAAGCATGGAAGTCCGGATGGTCCACGTATGAAAAAAGTATAATTATTGTTGCATGGATAGTTCCTATTGTGTCTCCCCCCATTGCGTTGGGAACACATATTTTGCTTACACCTTTGGTACTAATCATGCTGCTTGTAGCTATTAGAAATAGATACAAAAGCGAACAGCAAGAAGCTTCTTTAGTGAGTTGACGTCTTCCAAATATTCTAAATTAGACCTCATTATCTGCTGGAATCTTTAACAAATTTAACTGTATACGTTAAGCAATCACCACCAACTCCAGGCTCAGGTTGCACAGCCAGCGCACGTATGAATCGACCGGTAACTTCGTCCCCTTGCATTCTCTCAATAAAAACTGCTCCGAGATTATTAACAAACACAGTCCCTCTCCCTGGCCGAGGAGGAAGTAACGGATCATAAAAAGCAATAATTGCCACTCTGGGACTATCTAGCGGATTTGCATATAAGCTATTAACAATTTTATTCTCATTTGTACTCCATCGTGCATATGGATCCTGAGAAACAAGGTCGTTTATTCCCTGCCTAGTTGGTCCAACCATTTTCCCCGGTTCCAATAGAATTTCATCCCCAATTTCTACAGAAGAAGTACTATTACTGCCCGAACAGCCCGCGATGTTATCACGATATTCTGAAGCGCCCTTTACTGGGGTACCTTTATTTACAGGTGGGAAATCTACTGCATTAAATTGCGATGGAGTATAGCTAGGGTTCTTTCCTGTTATTGTACCTAATCTTAATACGATTTGCGTTCCAAGATCAGCTTCAGAATACCCTTGAACCACAATGCTATCCATTTCTGTTTTGTTCTTTGTGTCCAAGGCACCATTGCCGTTATTATCCGTAAACGTAAATTTATCTGGTGCAGTAAAGGGCTTAAGGCACTTAGATGAACAAGTATTAGCTATTTCTACACGTGAAGCAGCTGTAACATCAAAGCTATCAACATTGAGCACAGATCCAAAGATAGTTGCTAAAAAGTTGCCACGCGCAGCAGTACGTGAAATCTTAACCTCAATCTGGTTGGGGTCTGTGGTGTTAGGAGTGCCATCAAGATAATACGTTACATCACCATCTTTCAGTGCCGCTGTCGGTACATCGCTATCGCTCAGATTAGCATGACCATAATCTAGCGCCTCAACCGTTACAGCCGCTAGATCAGCACCTTCCACCATCAGGCTGCGTCCGCCTGCCAGCGCAGCGATATCAGCGGCCTTTTGCAGATGAGCGCGTTTTGCACGCAAAAGTCCCACGTCGACACCAAATGCCACAAAACCCAAAACAACCACGAGAACTATTGCCATGATAACGCCTACTGCACCACGCTCGTTTTGAATAAATTTATGTAGCGATCTCATACCATCCCCATAATGTTTGGTACGTTGCATTTGTGTATATTAACTCTGAAAAACAACTAATAAAGATCAAATAGCGAAGTGTTGAGGGAGAGCTAGTCTCATCATCAGTCTCCGCTATTGTTAGCGTACCTACTTTGATTCCTGCATCAAGTATTACACGCAAAAAGGCAGAACTGAATAAGCTGGTATTGACCTACTACGATACTTCTGCACCAAATATGAAACTCTGCTGCGCTTGCATCAAGTCATGCCCAGATAAAGCACAAAGCATAAAATAAGGGGCAATCAAAGATATCGCTCGACGCTTGAGCACTATGTGCAAAGACCATCAGGACCCTGTTTTTTTACCAGAGTAGTTAAACTGTTCATCCCAACACAAAAAACGGCACTAAATATATCCTTAGTGCCGTTTTAATATTAATTATGAACAGTTCGGTTAAGAAAGGTAGTTACCCTACCTCCTCTTGCCGGTCTTTAATCTCTCACAGACCCGACCACTCTTCAAAAGCCTGATCGTAATACCAACAAAAACAAGCCCCTCAAGACGACCTATCCCCATATTATCCTTCTGTAAGTCTGAAAAAGCCCATTCCTACTCTGCGAACTTCAGCGGTTATATCTTGGCAAATCATTGTTTATGCCTCTGTGTACCATCTATAAACACGTATTAGTCTCAGAGTGGGGCCTTCTGTTTTTGATACGCAAAATAAAAAAGAAACGATTGGATCCTTAACGATAAGATAATGAGGTGGTTATGAAGAGTATCGCACCGTATTGGCTCAACAATATTCTTGGTAAGTTACTAAGAATTAGTGCCATTCTATCAATAGTTCTTTGCTGTTATTCTATGGCAATTGCTTTTGAAGCCCCCAAAGCAATACTTATGATGGAGCTTACCAAAAAGCCTGTTGCTTTTGATCACGTACCCCATGCTGAACTTGAGTGTGTTCAATGTCACCACATGGTTGAAGGCAGACAGAGCTTTCAAATGTGTTCTGCCTGTCATCAAGCTAAAGATAAAAAAGCAGAAAATTCATACTACAAGGTCATCCACAACAAAAAGACAGCCAATCCGGAAATGTCTACTTGCATAACTTGCCACAAGGAAATCGCTGGTAAAGACAAGAAGAAACGCAAGGCGTTAACGGGCTGTAAGAAATCAAAATGTCACGAGTAACGTCATAAGACTACGTGGAGGACATATGAAAACAACACGAAGAAAAGTATTGCAATATATTGGTGGTGCAACTGCGTGTACAGCACTTTTCCCTATGTCATTCAGCCTTGCCGCGCCCACTCCAAGTACTGTTTTTGAACCGACCAAAATAGGTAGCCTCACAATAAAAAATAAACTCATTCGCTCTGCTACATCCATGAATATGTGCGATGAGTCCGGCGTACCGCAACAGGACCTGTATGATGCTCATACAGCGCTTGCAAAGGGAGGCATCGGTCTTATTACCACTGGCCTTACATACGTGTACAAGGATGACCAATTTAGCAAAGCTGGAACAGGCTTATACAGCGATGACCTTATTCCTGAATATAAAAAACTCACAGACAATGCCCATAATCACGATACAAAAATTGCCGTACAATTGGTGCTTGCCGGTGCTTTTACCGACTACAACATCGAGAAACGTCCCATCTGGGGACCATCTAATGTAGCGCACCCTGTATATGGAACTACGCCTCAAGCAATGACCAAGGAAGATATCAACGATGCTGTTAACGCCATGGCAGCTGCTACGGTGCGTGCTCAAAAAGCAGGCTTTGACGGTATTGAGCTTCACTTTGCTCATAATTTCCTAATAAGCCAATTCTTCATGCCATATTTCAATAAACGAACAGATGAATACGGCGGAAGCATTGATAACAGAGCTCGCTTGGCATTTGAAATCACTGAAGCATGTCGAAAAGCAGTAGGATCAGATTTCCCCCTCTGGGCAAAAATAAATGGGAATGACTACCTTCTAAGCGGAGGTGCAAGCGAAGATGAGATTCTCTTTATTGTTAAAGGGTTACAAGAACGCGGTCTTGATGCCATCAACATAAGTGGCGGCAACCTTATTACTGGCCCTCTCCCATCTCGACCGGACATCCTCAATATCCAAGACCAAAGCTACTTTAAAGACGATGCAAAGCGTATTGCCAGCAAGGTGGATATCCCACTTATCTTGACTGGCGGTCATCGTACAATTGACCTTATGGAGACCGTTCTTGCAGATAACCCTAATATTAAAGCGCTTGGTATTTCACGTACGGTACTCTCTGAACCAGACTTACCAAACAAATGGAAGGCAGATAGAAATACAACTCCACGTTGTGTTTCCTGTAACTGGTGTCTGGTTAACTATGGCAAACAAGCCTCTATCTGTGTCTTAAACCTGCCACGCCAAGAAACTTAAAACTATTTCGAATCGTGTGAGGTTCAACCTGTTGATATGTAAAAAAAGCTCCCTAAAAAGGGAGCTTTTTTTACCAGC comes from the Halodesulfovibrio marinisediminis DSM 17456 genome and includes:
- a CDS encoding glycosyltransferase family 87 protein; the encoded protein is MAAQLFDFLCNLLLSFEKGHHMKFINNERLIAYPIIIFVISWATYFAVTFSGTGLTDGFGKTIGADFICFYSASSMLRDGAAADVYDIEKLMTKEASITKKEDYDFASAWFYPPIYLLFIKKLASVSYLHALLLFTLVTFSMYFLSMALLLPNRLSYLWLVTFPGVFQNITNGQNGFLSATILTSSLYFIDKKPFIAGLILGIMSYKPHLAFAPFLILLATKNYKALSGCALSSATLVIVSILSFGFAPWGSFLRTLPLADTLAMSGFLPWYKMNSPQAGFLLLGIPPELARLLHIAIALGAIAFTAMLWRQKANFNLRASALIITTLLSVPFGYDYDLAMLAPALIWFGLEAWKSGWSTYEKSIIIVAWIVPIVSPPIALGTHILLTPLVLIMLLVAIRNRYKSEQQEASLVS
- a CDS encoding TadE/TadG family type IV pilus assembly protein, whose amino-acid sequence is MRSLHKFIQNERGAVGVIMAIVLVVVLGFVAFGVDVGLLRAKRAHLQKAADIAALAGGRSLMVEGADLAAVTVEALDYGHANLSDSDVPTAALKDGDVTYYLDGTPNTTDPNQIEVKISRTAARGNFLATIFGSVLNVDSFDVTAASRVEIANTCSSKCLKPFTAPDKFTFTDNNGNGALDTKNKTEMDSIVVQGYSEADLGTQIVLRLGTITGKNPSYTPSQFNAVDFPPVNKGTPVKGASEYRDNIAGCSGSNSTSSVEIGDEILLEPGKMVGPTRQGINDLVSQDPYARWSTNENKIVNSLYANPLDSPRVAIIAFYDPLLPPRPGRGTVFVNNLGAVFIERMQGDEVTGRFIRALAVQPEPGVGGDCLTYTVKFVKDSSR
- a CDS encoding cytochrome c3 family protein, which produces MKSIAPYWLNNILGKLLRISAILSIVLCCYSMAIAFEAPKAILMMELTKKPVAFDHVPHAELECVQCHHMVEGRQSFQMCSACHQAKDKKAENSYYKVIHNKKTANPEMSTCITCHKEIAGKDKKKRKALTGCKKSKCHE
- a CDS encoding NADH:flavin oxidoreductase, whose product is MKTTRRKVLQYIGGATACTALFPMSFSLAAPTPSTVFEPTKIGSLTIKNKLIRSATSMNMCDESGVPQQDLYDAHTALAKGGIGLITTGLTYVYKDDQFSKAGTGLYSDDLIPEYKKLTDNAHNHDTKIAVQLVLAGAFTDYNIEKRPIWGPSNVAHPVYGTTPQAMTKEDINDAVNAMAAATVRAQKAGFDGIELHFAHNFLISQFFMPYFNKRTDEYGGSIDNRARLAFEITEACRKAVGSDFPLWAKINGNDYLLSGGASEDEILFIVKGLQERGLDAINISGGNLITGPLPSRPDILNIQDQSYFKDDAKRIASKVDIPLILTGGHRTIDLMETVLADNPNIKALGISRTVLSEPDLPNKWKADRNTTPRCVSCNWCLVNYGKQASICVLNLPRQET